A genomic stretch from Arthrobacter sp. KBS0702 includes:
- the dinB gene encoding DNA polymerase IV, which translates to MGPESENQSGKQYSEAGLRELRRSSILHVDMDAFFVSVELRSRPELKGRPVIVGYPADRSVVLSASYETRKFGVKSAMPMAVAARMCPSAVIIEPRHKLYYEVSGQIMAIFGSVTDLVEPLSVDEAFLDVGGAIRRLGAPRDIGELIRRRVAGELGITASVGIAASKFVAKIASTRCKPDGLLLIGPEETVPYLHTLPVGALWGVGAKTVEVLARMGIRTVADVAATPLPSLRKILGATGEHVYRLSWGIDPRPVTPVRLEKSIGAEETFAVDTADDALLHRELLRLSHRTAERLRSAGMHARTVALKLRYADFSTITRSRTVSTPIDSAQLLYGVALQLLESVGDRPMTVRLVGIRAEQLEEAAQAPLQLSLDRRDDNWRAAEQALDRVTRKFGNKSVLPARLLDPGRGSG; encoded by the coding sequence GTGGGGCCGGAGAGCGAGAACCAAAGCGGAAAACAGTACAGCGAAGCGGGCCTTCGCGAGCTCCGGCGCAGCAGCATCCTGCACGTGGACATGGATGCCTTCTTTGTCTCCGTGGAACTGCGCAGCCGGCCAGAACTCAAAGGCCGGCCGGTGATCGTGGGCTATCCCGCGGACCGCTCAGTGGTGCTGTCGGCCTCCTACGAGACCCGCAAGTTTGGCGTCAAGTCGGCGATGCCGATGGCGGTCGCGGCCCGGATGTGCCCCTCGGCCGTCATCATTGAACCGCGCCACAAGCTCTACTACGAGGTGTCCGGCCAGATCATGGCAATCTTCGGCTCGGTCACAGACCTGGTGGAGCCGCTGAGCGTTGATGAGGCCTTCCTCGACGTCGGTGGCGCCATCCGGCGGCTCGGGGCGCCCCGGGACATCGGCGAACTGATCCGCCGCCGGGTGGCCGGCGAGCTGGGCATCACGGCGTCGGTAGGCATTGCCGCCAGCAAGTTTGTCGCCAAGATCGCATCGACGCGGTGCAAGCCGGACGGCCTGTTGCTGATCGGCCCCGAGGAGACCGTGCCCTACCTTCATACCCTGCCGGTCGGGGCGCTGTGGGGGGTCGGCGCCAAGACGGTCGAGGTACTCGCCCGGATGGGGATCCGGACCGTCGCGGATGTCGCAGCGACGCCGCTGCCGTCGCTGCGGAAGATCCTGGGCGCCACGGGGGAGCACGTCTACCGGCTGTCGTGGGGGATCGACCCGCGGCCGGTGACACCGGTCCGGCTGGAAAAGAGCATCGGCGCGGAAGAGACCTTTGCGGTGGACACGGCCGACGACGCCCTGCTGCACCGGGAGCTGTTGCGGCTCTCACACCGGACGGCGGAACGGCTTCGGAGCGCCGGCATGCATGCCAGGACTGTTGCACTGAAGCTGCGCTACGCGGACTTCTCCACGATTACCCGCAGCCGGACGGTCAGCACCCCGATTGACAGCGCGCAGTTGCTCTACGGCGTCGCCCTCCAACTGCTGGAGTCGGTTGGTGACCGGCCGATGACGGTCAGGCTCGTCGGGATCCGGGCGGAACAGCTCGAGGAGGCCGCCCAGGCGCCCCTGCAGCTCAGTCTGGACCGGCGGGATGACAACTGGCGCGCCGCCGAGCAGGCCCTGGACCGGGTCACCCGCAAGTTCGGCAACAAATCCGTGCTCCCGGCCCGCTTGCTGGACCCCGGGCGCGGCTCCGGCTGA
- a CDS encoding DUF3040 domain-containing protein: protein MPLSEHEQKLLEQLEKQLHEDDPKFASSMGSDPGRSWSTRHLVIGVLGALAGILLLLLGVSLQSIIVGVLGFIVMGAGVYFATMRNSGGRAAGTRGKPGKPRSSFMSNLEERWEERHRGDS from the coding sequence ATGCCGCTCTCGGAGCACGAACAGAAGTTGCTGGAGCAACTTGAGAAGCAGCTGCACGAGGACGATCCCAAGTTTGCCAGTTCCATGGGCTCGGATCCGGGTCGCTCCTGGTCTACCCGGCATCTGGTCATTGGGGTCCTTGGCGCCTTGGCAGGGATCCTGTTGCTGTTGCTGGGGGTTTCGTTGCAAAGCATCATCGTCGGGGTGCTGGGCTTCATTGTGATGGGTGCCGGCGTCTATTTCGCGACGATGCGCAACTCCGGCGGCAGGGCCGCCGGCACCCGCGGAAAACCGGGCAAGCCGCGCAGTTCCTTTATGAGCAACCTTGAGGAGCGCTGGGAGGAACGGCACCGCGGGGATTCCTGA
- the mraZ gene encoding division/cell wall cluster transcriptional repressor MraZ, whose amino-acid sequence MFLGTHSPRLDEKGRIILPAKFREELASGLVLTRGQERCIYVFSEAEFGRVHEQMREAPISSKQARDYIRVFLSGASDEVPDKQGRVTIPPALREYAGLGRELAVIGAGTRAEIWDAQAWNEYLAEKETAFSETDDAIPGIL is encoded by the coding sequence GTGTTTCTCGGCACTCATTCGCCGCGTCTGGACGAAAAGGGTCGAATCATCCTCCCAGCGAAGTTCCGCGAGGAACTTGCCAGCGGACTGGTTCTCACAAGGGGCCAGGAACGTTGCATCTACGTCTTCAGTGAGGCGGAATTCGGCCGGGTTCACGAACAGATGCGGGAGGCTCCAATCTCCTCCAAGCAGGCTCGTGACTACATCCGCGTTTTCCTCTCTGGAGCCTCCGACGAGGTACCTGACAAGCAGGGGCGCGTGACGATTCCGCCGGCGCTCCGGGAATACGCAGGTCTCGGCAGGGAGCTGGCCGTCATCGGCGCAGGCACCCGGGCGGAGATCTGGGACGCCCAAGCCTGGAACGAGTACCTGGCCGAAAAGGAAACCGCCTTCTCGGAAACCGACGACGCCATTCCGGGAATTCTCTGA
- the rsmH gene encoding 16S rRNA (cytosine(1402)-N(4))-methyltransferase RsmH — MSDDSNQAKPTSERHVPVLKDRCINLLAPGFEAARRRGETPVVVDATLGMGGHSEAMLQRFPDLHLIGIDRDEEALALAGERLKPFASRIDLVHAVYDEIPEVLEDLGFTEVHGILMDLGVSSLQLDERERGFAYSFDAPLDMRMDTSRGQTAADVVNNYSEEDLVRIIRKWGEEKFAGRIANRIVAARAEKPFTTTGELVETIRAVVPAGAAKTGGHPAKRTFQALRIEVNEELDVLERAIPAAVASIAVGGRVVVMSYHSLEDKIVKAVFQAGSKSSAPLGFPVELEEHKAELKTLTKGTEVPTAAEIAENPRAASARLRAVERIKARRVA, encoded by the coding sequence ATGAGCGACGACTCCAACCAGGCGAAGCCTACGTCCGAACGCCATGTACCGGTCCTCAAGGACCGGTGCATCAATTTGTTGGCACCGGGTTTCGAAGCGGCCCGACGCCGGGGCGAGACGCCCGTCGTCGTCGACGCGACGCTCGGCATGGGGGGACACTCCGAAGCCATGCTGCAGCGGTTCCCCGACCTGCACCTGATCGGCATCGACCGCGACGAGGAAGCCCTCGCCCTGGCGGGGGAGCGCCTGAAGCCCTTCGCCTCCCGGATCGACCTGGTCCACGCGGTGTACGACGAAATCCCCGAGGTCCTCGAGGACCTCGGCTTCACCGAGGTCCACGGCATCCTGATGGACCTCGGCGTCTCCTCACTGCAGCTGGACGAGCGCGAACGCGGCTTCGCCTACTCCTTCGACGCGCCGCTGGACATGCGCATGGACACCAGCCGCGGCCAGACCGCCGCCGACGTCGTGAACAACTACAGCGAAGAAGACCTCGTCCGGATCATCCGCAAGTGGGGCGAGGAAAAATTCGCCGGCCGGATCGCCAACCGGATCGTGGCGGCCCGCGCCGAAAAGCCGTTCACCACCACCGGGGAACTTGTCGAGACTATCCGCGCCGTGGTTCCCGCCGGCGCGGCCAAGACCGGCGGCCACCCGGCCAAGCGCACCTTCCAGGCACTCCGGATCGAGGTCAATGAGGAGCTCGACGTCCTGGAGCGCGCGATTCCGGCAGCCGTGGCCTCGATCGCCGTCGGCGGCCGGGTTGTCGTGATGTCCTATCACTCGCTGGAGGACAAGATCGTCAAGGCCGTCTTCCAGGCCGGTTCCAAGTCCTCGGCCCCGCTGGGCTTCCCGGTGGAACTCGAGGAACACAAGGCCGAACTCAAGACGCTGACCAAGGGCACCGAGGTGCCCACCGCAGCAGAAATCGCAGAAAACCCACGGGCCGCCTCCGCCAGGCTCCGCGCCGTGGAACGCATCAAAGCCAGGAGAGTCGCATGA